The following proteins come from a genomic window of Geothrix edaphica:
- the atpA gene encoding F0F1 ATP synthase subunit alpha, which translates to MDIRAEEISRIIRSQIEGFDAQVDVAEVGTVISVGDGIARAYGLEKAMAGELLELPHGVMGLAFNLEEDNVGIILLGDAAAIKEGDTVKRTGKIMSVPVGPAFVGRVVDALGNPIDGKGPIQAVQTNPIEQIAPGIVDRKSVHEPMQTGLKAIDSLIPIGRGQRELIIGDRQTGKTAVAVDTIINQKDTGVICIYVAIGQKRSTIAQVVKTLEEYDAMKHTIVVAASASEAAPLLFLAPMTGAALGEYFMWHGQDGKPAGKDNPGGHVLCIYDDLSKQAAAYREISLLVRRPPGREAYPGDVFYLHSRLLERACKLSDERGAGSLTALPVIETQAGDVSAYIPTNVISITDGQIFLESDLFNAGVRPAVNVGISVSRVGGSAQVKAMKSVAGTIKLDLAQYRELAAFAQFGSDLDKATLAQLNRGQRLVEILKQGQYQPMPVEKQVVIIWAATNGYVDDLPVPQVRRFEAEFMAYLDVNAPEVLRGIRDTKVLSDDAKAQLKTQVAAFKETFAASLNQTAGA; encoded by the coding sequence ATGGACATCCGCGCGGAAGAGATTTCCCGCATCATCCGCAGCCAGATCGAGGGCTTCGACGCCCAGGTGGACGTGGCCGAGGTCGGCACCGTCATCAGCGTCGGTGACGGCATCGCCCGCGCCTACGGCCTCGAGAAGGCCATGGCCGGCGAGCTGCTGGAACTGCCCCACGGCGTGATGGGTCTGGCCTTCAACCTGGAGGAGGACAACGTCGGCATCATCCTGCTGGGCGATGCCGCCGCCATCAAGGAAGGCGACACCGTCAAGCGCACGGGCAAGATCATGTCCGTGCCCGTGGGCCCCGCCTTCGTGGGCCGCGTGGTGGATGCGCTGGGCAACCCCATCGACGGGAAGGGCCCCATCCAGGCCGTCCAGACCAACCCCATCGAGCAGATCGCCCCGGGCATCGTGGACCGCAAGAGCGTGCACGAGCCCATGCAGACGGGCCTCAAGGCCATCGACAGCCTGATCCCCATCGGCCGCGGCCAGCGCGAGCTGATCATCGGCGACCGCCAGACCGGCAAGACCGCCGTCGCCGTGGACACGATCATCAACCAGAAGGACACCGGCGTCATCTGCATCTACGTCGCCATCGGCCAGAAGCGCTCCACCATCGCCCAGGTGGTGAAGACCCTGGAAGAGTACGACGCCATGAAGCACACCATCGTGGTGGCCGCTTCCGCCTCCGAAGCCGCTCCGCTGCTCTTCCTGGCCCCCATGACCGGCGCCGCCCTCGGCGAGTACTTCATGTGGCACGGCCAGGACGGCAAGCCTGCGGGCAAGGACAACCCCGGTGGCCACGTCCTCTGCATCTACGACGATCTGTCCAAGCAGGCCGCGGCCTACCGCGAAATCTCTCTGCTGGTGCGCCGTCCTCCCGGACGCGAGGCCTACCCCGGCGACGTGTTCTACCTCCACTCCCGCCTGCTGGAACGCGCCTGCAAGTTGAGCGACGAGCGCGGCGCGGGCTCGCTGACCGCCCTGCCGGTCATCGAGACCCAGGCCGGTGACGTGTCCGCCTACATCCCCACCAACGTCATCTCCATCACCGATGGCCAGATCTTCCTCGAGAGCGACCTCTTCAACGCCGGCGTCCGTCCCGCTGTGAACGTGGGCATCTCCGTGAGCCGCGTGGGTGGTTCCGCCCAGGTGAAGGCCATGAAGTCCGTGGCCGGCACCATCAAGCTGGACCTCGCCCAGTACCGTGAGCTGGCGGCCTTCGCCCAGTTCGGTTCCGACCTGGACAAGGCCACCCTGGCCCAGCTGAACCGCGGCCAGCGCCTGGTGGAGATCCTGAAGCAGGGCCAGTACCAGCCCATGCCCGTGGAGAAGCAGGTGGTCATCATCTGGGCCGCCACCAACGGCTATGTGGATGACCTCCCAGTGCCCCAGGTGCGGCGCTTCGAAGCCGAGTTCATGGCCTACCTCGACGTGAACGCCCCCGAAGTGCTCCGCGGCATCCGCGACACCAAGGTGCTCAGCGACGATGCCAAGGCCCAGCTCAAGACCCAGGTGGCGGCCTTCAAGGAGACCTTCGCGGCCTCCCTGAACCAGACCGCGGGAGCCTAG
- the atpH gene encoding ATP synthase F1 subunit delta, whose protein sequence is MSNRLTARRYAKALLQIGDQQGNVPQLQEELDTVAAAVAANGDLARLVASPLVLPTKKAEVFEAILASAKVSPTLRHFFRVVAEAGRLNLLADIHRTFADQVDERAGIVEAKVASAQPLSEAQTRALVASLTARTGKTIRLTWHQDPALLGGVKVQVGSTVLDASLQGQLRQLKAQLLSA, encoded by the coding sequence GTGAGCAACCGCCTGACCGCCCGGCGCTACGCCAAGGCCCTCCTCCAGATCGGCGACCAGCAGGGCAACGTGCCCCAGCTGCAGGAGGAACTCGACACCGTGGCCGCCGCCGTGGCCGCCAACGGCGACCTCGCCCGCCTCGTGGCCTCCCCCCTGGTGCTGCCCACCAAGAAGGCCGAAGTCTTCGAGGCCATCCTCGCCAGCGCCAAGGTCAGCCCGACGCTGCGCCACTTCTTCCGCGTGGTGGCCGAGGCCGGTCGCCTCAACCTGCTGGCGGACATCCACCGCACCTTCGCGGATCAGGTGGACGAGCGCGCGGGCATCGTCGAGGCCAAGGTGGCCAGCGCCCAGCCGCTGAGCGAGGCCCAGACCCGGGCCCTCGTGGCTTCGCTCACCGCCCGCACGGGCAAGACCATCCGCCTCACCTGGCACCAGGATCCCGCCCTCCTCGGCGGCGTGAAGGTCCAGGTGGGCTCCACGGTCCTGGACGCCTCGCTCCAGGGCCAGCTCCGCCAGCTCAAGGCCCAGCTTCTCTCGGCTTAA
- a CDS encoding Hpt domain-containing protein, whose protein sequence is MSGAPLPVIDPRPLQDLLEMGAEPGLVGELIGLLEGDFPTRLASLRKALEASDKEAALPEAHQLKGALGTLGLPRFADLVRQLEGHLREGRWEEARRLLGTFPAAYQEAVTALRAAFPET, encoded by the coding sequence TTGTCAGGCGCTCCACTTCCCGTGATCGATCCCCGGCCCCTCCAGGACCTCCTGGAGATGGGGGCGGAGCCGGGCCTGGTGGGGGAGCTGATCGGGTTGCTCGAGGGGGACTTCCCCACCCGGCTGGCCTCCCTGCGGAAGGCCCTCGAGGCCTCAGACAAGGAGGCGGCCCTGCCGGAGGCCCACCAGCTGAAGGGGGCCCTGGGCACCTTGGGGCTCCCGCGGTTCGCCGACCTGGTCCGCCAACTGGAGGGGCACCTCCGGGAAGGGCGCTGGGAAGAGGCCCGTCGGCTGCTCGGGACCTTCCCGGCCGCCTACCAGGAGGCCGTGACGGCGCTCCGGGCGGCCTTTCCGGAAACGTGA
- the atpG gene encoding ATP synthase F1 subunit gamma codes for MAGLQDIRRRIRSVKNTQQVTKAMKMISAVKLRKSQERLVALRPYASKMMEVVRRVVSRIKGDSEIQPGPAAQAFLSPREEKRIRVVLVASDKGLCGGFNANVLKAANTFLAETTAEIVHLDVVGKRAAEWARKRGLTAAGEYLGIPLKGLQRVVTEISEGAAAQYHAGEIDALYVIYNYFNSPMSQTPTVFRVFPMELDRRAEGREAVEVSHLLEPDPNAVLETLLPRFVETELLRNLLESSASEHGARMAAMDKASNNAGEMIAKLTLTMNKIRQAGITNQIIEIVSGANA; via the coding sequence ATGGCCGGTCTCCAGGACATTCGCCGCCGCATCCGGTCGGTGAAGAACACCCAACAGGTCACCAAGGCCATGAAGATGATCTCCGCGGTGAAGCTGCGGAAATCTCAGGAACGCCTGGTGGCTCTGCGTCCCTACGCCAGCAAGATGATGGAAGTCGTCCGCCGGGTCGTGAGCCGCATCAAGGGTGATTCCGAGATCCAGCCGGGCCCCGCCGCCCAGGCCTTTCTGTCCCCCCGCGAGGAGAAGCGCATCCGCGTGGTCCTCGTGGCCTCCGACAAGGGCCTCTGCGGCGGCTTCAATGCCAACGTGCTCAAGGCCGCCAACACCTTCCTGGCGGAGACCACCGCCGAGATCGTCCACCTCGACGTGGTGGGCAAGCGGGCGGCCGAATGGGCGCGCAAGCGGGGGCTGACCGCCGCGGGCGAGTACCTGGGGATTCCCCTCAAGGGCCTGCAGCGCGTGGTGACCGAGATCTCCGAGGGCGCCGCCGCCCAGTACCACGCGGGCGAGATCGACGCGCTCTACGTGATCTACAACTACTTCAACAGTCCCATGTCCCAGACGCCCACGGTGTTCCGGGTCTTCCCCATGGAACTGGACCGGCGAGCCGAAGGCCGGGAGGCCGTCGAGGTGTCCCACCTGCTCGAGCCCGATCCCAACGCGGTGCTGGAGACCCTGCTGCCCCGCTTCGTGGAGACGGAGTTGCTCCGCAACCTCCTGGAGAGCAGCGCCTCCGAGCACGGCGCCCGCATGGCGGCCATGGACAAGGCCAGCAACAATGCCGGCGAGATGATCGCCAAGCTGACCCTGACCATGAACAAGATCCGCCAGGCCGGCATCACTAACCAGATCATCGAGATCGTGTCCGGCGCCAACGCCTAG
- a CDS encoding ATP synthase F0 subunit B: MKTLTRLSLAAALALGPLGLAAQTHETHPAPAAERHEAPAAGHAAPPAEGHAPEAHGTEAAGHEGAGHEAKGGAHHGPAMKLFGKEYGNGGAFLVQLLNFAIYGAALFFLLKGALSAMFKSRKEELETLLAQAEKDKAEGQAQMREMEAKMAGLEGELAGILAKAETDAEAEKQRVLEAAKAEATQILAQAQAEIGFQKRQAEQELRALVAELAVEGAAKRLETKLQGPDAAQAIDRAIQQIGGVQ; the protein is encoded by the coding sequence ATGAAGACGCTGACCCGACTCTCCCTCGCCGCCGCCCTGGCCCTCGGCCCCCTCGGGCTCGCGGCCCAGACGCATGAGACCCACCCGGCTCCCGCAGCCGAGAGGCACGAGGCCCCTGCCGCCGGGCACGCAGCCCCGCCGGCCGAAGGCCATGCACCTGAAGCGCACGGGACGGAAGCCGCCGGCCACGAAGGGGCCGGTCACGAGGCCAAGGGCGGCGCCCATCACGGCCCGGCCATGAAGCTCTTCGGCAAGGAGTACGGCAATGGGGGGGCCTTCCTCGTCCAGCTGCTGAACTTCGCCATCTACGGCGCGGCGCTGTTCTTCCTGCTGAAGGGCGCGCTGTCCGCCATGTTCAAGTCCCGCAAGGAGGAGCTGGAGACCCTGCTCGCCCAGGCGGAGAAGGACAAGGCCGAGGGCCAGGCCCAGATGAGGGAGATGGAAGCCAAGATGGCCGGGCTCGAGGGCGAGCTGGCGGGTATCCTCGCCAAGGCCGAGACCGACGCCGAGGCCGAGAAGCAGCGGGTACTGGAGGCCGCGAAGGCCGAGGCCACCCAGATCCTCGCCCAGGCCCAGGCCGAGATCGGCTTCCAGAAGCGCCAGGCCGAGCAGGAGCTGCGGGCCCTCGTGGCCGAGCTGGCCGTGGAAGGTGCCGCCAAGCGCCTGGAAACCAAGCTCCAGGGCCCCGACGCCGCCCAGGCCATCGACCGTGCCATTCAGCAGATTGGAGGCGTGCAGTGA
- a CDS encoding MBL fold metallo-hydrolase, which translates to MELRILGCSGGEADGERLTGLLVNGCVAIDAGSITAALAVEEQVRIQHVFLSHSHLDHICTLPFFTKNIFGHTHEAVEIHALPETLDALRRHLFNDELWPDFSVIPSPNDPTIRYTEIEPGHTYHVCGLHITPIRVNHLVPCVGYKVDDGTDAFIFTSDTAETDQIWEVANATPNLRLVITEASFPNEQAWLAEASKHLTPAKLGAELRKLNRDVPVRVYHLTPGDKDTMLPQLQALGDPRISLLAQDERLSW; encoded by the coding sequence ATGGAACTCCGGATCCTGGGCTGCAGCGGCGGGGAGGCCGATGGCGAGCGCCTGACGGGGCTGCTCGTGAACGGCTGCGTGGCCATCGACGCCGGCTCCATCACGGCGGCCCTGGCGGTGGAGGAGCAGGTGAGGATCCAGCACGTGTTCCTCAGCCACTCGCACCTGGACCACATCTGCACGCTGCCCTTCTTCACCAAGAACATCTTCGGGCACACCCACGAGGCCGTGGAGATCCACGCCCTGCCCGAGACCCTGGACGCCCTGCGCCGCCACCTCTTCAATGACGAGCTCTGGCCCGACTTCAGCGTGATCCCCAGCCCCAACGATCCCACCATCCGCTACACCGAGATCGAGCCCGGACACACCTACCACGTGTGCGGCCTGCATATCACCCCCATCCGCGTGAACCACCTGGTGCCCTGCGTGGGCTACAAGGTGGACGACGGGACGGACGCCTTCATCTTCACCAGCGACACCGCCGAGACCGACCAGATCTGGGAGGTGGCCAACGCCACGCCCAACCTGCGGCTCGTCATCACCGAGGCCAGCTTCCCCAACGAGCAGGCCTGGCTGGCCGAAGCCTCCAAGCACCTCACCCCCGCCAAGCTCGGCGCGGAGCTGCGGAAGCTCAACCGGGATGTGCCGGTGCGGGTCTACCACCTCACTCCGGGCGACAAGGACACCATGCTGCCCCAGCTGCAGGCCCTCGGCGATCCCCGAATCAGCCTGCTGGCCCAGGACGAGCGGCTGTCCTGGTGA
- a CDS encoding ATP synthase F0 subunit B, with the protein MALLELANLTLRSPEGDGPVARILAQMPDPMRPDLPAILFVIVLLVVLYIYLKLVFFKPITQVMDDRERDLSAGGDAKAQAAAQLEARQKDYQGRLKDLRAQAFARRKALADAAGKDKQRMLDEARAKAQAERQAAVESLKAQQAEARQSLLAQVDALSESMAQTLLKQA; encoded by the coding sequence GTGGCGCTGCTGGAACTGGCGAATCTGACGCTCCGATCACCGGAAGGGGACGGCCCCGTCGCGCGCATCCTGGCCCAGATGCCGGATCCCATGCGCCCGGACCTGCCGGCCATCCTGTTCGTGATCGTGCTCCTCGTGGTGCTCTACATCTACCTCAAGCTGGTGTTCTTCAAGCCCATCACCCAGGTCATGGACGACCGGGAGCGGGACCTGAGCGCCGGCGGGGACGCCAAGGCCCAGGCCGCGGCCCAGCTGGAGGCCCGCCAGAAGGACTACCAGGGGCGGCTGAAGGACCTCCGCGCCCAGGCCTTCGCCCGCCGCAAGGCCCTGGCGGATGCCGCGGGCAAGGACAAGCAGCGGATGCTGGACGAGGCCCGCGCCAAGGCCCAGGCCGAGCGCCAGGCCGCGGTGGAATCGCTGAAGGCCCAGCAGGCGGAGGCCAGGCAGAGTCTCCTGGCCCAGGTGGACGCCCTCTCCGAGTCCATGGCCCAGACCCTTCTGAAGCAGGCCTGA
- the atpD gene encoding F0F1 ATP synthase subunit beta, which produces MSNNLQGRVIAIVGPAVDVEFGSHLPEIMNALLTEISGVTVTLEVQQHLGENRVRCVSMQPTEGMVRGQIVTDTGKPINVPVGPETLGRIINVVGDPVDERGPIGHKMTLPIHREAPKYEDLNTTSEMFETGIKVIDLLEPYAKGGKTGLFGGAGVGKTVLIMELINNIAKGHGGYSVFAGVGERTREGNDLWHEMMDSGVIDKNDLSKSKVALIYGQMTEPPGARARVALTGLTVAEYFRDVEGKDVLLFVDNIFRFTQAGAEVSALLGRMPSAVGYQPTLATEMGELQERITSTKKGSITSVQAVYVPADDYTDPAPATTFAHLDATTNLSREIAALGIYPAVDPLASTSRLLDPRILGEHHYNTAMRVKQILQKYKELQDIIAILGMDELSDDDKLIVARARKIQRFLSQPFFVAEQFTGMAGKYVKLEDSIKGFSEICDGKWDHLPEQAFYLVGTIEEAVEKAEKLAAV; this is translated from the coding sequence ATGTCCAACAACCTTCAAGGCCGCGTGATCGCGATCGTCGGTCCCGCCGTGGACGTCGAGTTCGGCAGCCACCTGCCCGAAATCATGAACGCGCTGCTCACCGAGATCAGCGGCGTCACGGTGACGCTGGAGGTGCAGCAGCACCTCGGCGAGAACCGCGTGCGCTGCGTCTCCATGCAGCCCACCGAGGGCATGGTCCGCGGCCAGATCGTGACCGACACGGGCAAGCCCATCAACGTGCCCGTGGGCCCCGAGACGCTGGGCCGCATCATCAACGTCGTGGGCGACCCCGTGGACGAGCGCGGTCCCATCGGCCACAAGATGACCCTCCCCATCCACCGCGAGGCCCCCAAGTACGAGGACCTGAACACCACCTCCGAGATGTTCGAGACGGGCATCAAGGTCATCGACCTGCTGGAACCCTACGCGAAGGGCGGCAAGACGGGCCTCTTCGGCGGCGCCGGCGTGGGCAAGACGGTGCTCATCATGGAGCTCATCAACAACATCGCCAAGGGCCACGGCGGCTACTCCGTGTTCGCGGGCGTGGGCGAGCGCACCCGCGAGGGCAACGACCTCTGGCACGAGATGATGGACAGCGGCGTCATCGACAAGAACGACCTGTCGAAGAGCAAGGTGGCCCTCATTTACGGCCAGATGACCGAACCGCCCGGAGCCCGTGCCCGCGTGGCGCTCACTGGCCTCACCGTCGCCGAGTACTTCCGCGACGTGGAAGGCAAGGACGTGTTGCTCTTCGTGGACAACATCTTCCGCTTCACCCAGGCCGGTGCCGAAGTGTCCGCGCTGCTGGGCCGCATGCCCTCCGCCGTGGGCTACCAGCCGACGCTGGCCACGGAGATGGGCGAGCTGCAGGAGCGCATCACCTCCACCAAGAAGGGCTCCATCACCTCCGTGCAGGCGGTGTACGTGCCCGCGGACGACTACACGGATCCCGCGCCCGCCACCACCTTCGCCCACCTGGACGCCACCACGAACCTCTCCCGTGAGATCGCGGCCCTGGGCATCTACCCCGCCGTGGATCCCCTGGCGTCCACCAGCCGCCTGCTGGACCCCCGCATCCTGGGCGAGCACCACTACAACACCGCCATGCGCGTGAAGCAGATCCTGCAGAAGTACAAGGAGCTGCAGGACATCATCGCCATCCTCGGCATGGACGAGCTGAGCGATGACGACAAGCTCATCGTGGCCCGCGCCCGCAAGATCCAGCGCTTCCTCAGCCAGCCCTTCTTCGTGGCCGAGCAGTTCACGGGCATGGCGGGCAAGTACGTCAAGCTCGAGGACAGCATCAAGGGCTTCAGCGAGATCTGCGATGGCAAGTGGGACCACCTGCCCGAGCAGGCCTTCTACCTCGTCGGCACCATCGAAGAGGCCGTCGAGAAGGCTGAAAAGCTCGCCGCCGTCTAG
- the atpC gene encoding ATP synthase F1 subunit epsilon — protein MSQSIKLEVVTPERPVFSAEVSEVQFPTATRGYYGILPGHTPLMTAVGDGLLYYVQDGQKHWITVFGGFAEVGPDRVTILARESETVDMIDLEQVEAQRQRALKLLKEAVTEHDLAAAQAALDASLIRLQAAGHPAGHGF, from the coding sequence ATGTCTCAATCCATCAAGCTGGAAGTGGTGACGCCGGAGCGGCCGGTCTTCTCGGCCGAAGTATCCGAGGTGCAGTTCCCCACGGCCACCCGCGGCTACTACGGCATCCTGCCGGGCCACACGCCCCTGATGACTGCCGTGGGCGACGGCCTCCTGTACTACGTCCAGGATGGCCAGAAGCACTGGATCACGGTCTTCGGCGGCTTCGCGGAAGTGGGCCCCGACCGGGTGACCATCCTTGCCCGGGAGAGCGAGACGGTGGACATGATTGACCTGGAGCAGGTCGAGGCCCAGCGCCAGCGGGCCCTCAAGCTCCTGAAGGAGGCCGTCACGGAGCACGACCTGGCCGCCGCCCAGGCCGCCCTCGATGCCAGCCTCATCCGCCTCCAGGCGGCCGGGCATCCCGCGGGCCACGGATTCTGA